The genomic DNA TGCCTCTTTCCGGCGCACTTCAGCGTGCTGGCGTGGATATTTGGCGCGTTGTGCTGGCTGACCACCACAACGCGCATCTGGAGCGGGTATGTGACGCTGAAGTCACTTACCCGTTAGCGTGAACTTTCTGGCCCACGTTTTCCGCTGGAGACGGGGTTCTGTGGATGACTGCTCCACTCGTACCAGCCGCCGTCATAGACGGCGACATTTTTCCAGCCCATCGCCCGTGCGTACATAAACGTCTCGGACGCACGCCAGCCGGTGCCGCAGTAAAACGCGACGTGCTGTTCCGGCAGGATGTTCCAGGTTTTCCACATGGCGGCGATGTCGTCAGCGCTGCGCATGGTGCCATCCGGATTATGGAAATCTTCCATATGGGTGGCGTCGCTACCGGCATGACCCCAGCGGGCACCGGCAATTTCACCTTTTGGCTTGATGTAGCTGTAGCCGCTGGTTTCGCCGATGAACTCCGGCCAGGAACGAATGCTGACCAGCGACGCGTCCTGGCGATGCAGCATCCCGCGTGCTTGCGCCATATCCACCATCAACTGCGGCTGGCCGGGGATCGGTGCACCAAAATCGGGGGCGGGCTTCACGTCTTTGGGCATTCCCCGTTCAACCGGAAGACCCGCGTCAGACCAGGCTTTCCAGCCGCCATCAAGAATGCGGACGTCCTTCACGCCCGCATACAGCATGATCTGCGCCACGCGGGCGGCGGCATATACGTCACGGCCATACAGAATGACGGTCGTATCGTGACGGATCCCGTGCTTCGCCAGCATCGCTTTTAGCGTGTCGTCAGAAACTTTATTCCACAGCGGTTCGCTTTCCACTTCGTTGGTATCAATGTAGCCGGCACCGGGAATATGGTTCAGCAGATAAAACTTCGGCGCGCCCCATGCGGCTTCAATGACTTTCCAGTCGCCCGTTGGCGCAGCAGTGACGGGTTTACCCTGCTGAAGCCGGTGGATCCACTCCGGGTAGACGAGTTGTTCAAAGTGCGGCAAACGCTGCAGACGCTCAGGTACCTGCAGGGCATCGTTGAGCACGGAAATCTGGTGGTAGCCGGCTTTTTCCAGCCGCGTTTTGACCGCCTGATTATCGGCGTCGCGACCGTAGAGCGCGATCGTCATGGCCGGCGTAAGCTGGTGCTGTCTGGCCCAGACGGCAATCTGGTCATCGCTCATCGCGCCAAGCCAGGAGGCGGAAAGGTTAAGTGCGGCGGGCTCATGCCCGGAGGGCGCGCTCAGCGTTTGCGGCCAGCCGTTGTAAAACGCGCTGGCGCGGGTGTCGATCACCGCGCCGTGTTGTGCCTGAAGTTGAGACAGCGTCATGGCGTGCGGCATATCAGCAGCCAGAGAGGAAAATGAAGCGAGGCCGCACAGCATGGCCAGCGCGGTCAGTTGAGAAACACGTTTCATCGAATAACCTGACGTCAGTAAAAGAGGGGGGCATTGTCGTCTCTCCTGAAAGGTAAAACATTGCGTTAGCACATTATTGCCAGCGAGAAATCTCAATCACTTCGCCGCCCGGGGGCACGTCTTCGTCGTCATGCGTGACCAGAACCACCGGAATATTGCGTGCGCGGGTAGTGTCAAATACCCATGCCCGAAACGAAGCGCGTAACGCATTATCGAGACGGCTGAACGGTTCATCCAGCAGTAACGCCTGCGGCTCTGCAAGCAGGGCACGCAGCAGACTGACCCGGGCACGTTCTCCGCCGGAAAGGGTCGCCGGATCGCTGGCGTAATGCCCGGCAAGCCCGGCAGAACCGAGCGCCTGCTCGACCGCTTCCCGTCGTGCTCGTCCGACAATCCGTTCAGGTAATGCCAGCAGCAAATTTTGTCCGACGCTGAAATGGTCAAACAGCAGGGCATCCTGAAAGAGGATCCCCAACCCGCGGGCCTCCACGGGCAGTCCGTCGCAGCGACGTTCATCAAGCCACAGTTCGCCCTGAGCCTGAAAGTCGTCTGGCAGTGCGCCCACTATCCAGGCAAAAAGGGTTGATTTTCCGCTGCCGGAAGGCCCCATCAGCGTGACTATTTCGCCGCGTGGCACACAAAAATTGACCTCGCGGAAAAGCGGTTCAATGGTGAGATTGCTGACCTGCAGCATTAACGTAATCCTCGTCGGTAACGGCTTGCGAGCCGGGATAGCAGGGCGGCAAGGCCAAACACGCTCCCCGTGACCAACAGCAACCCCAGCGCCCGGTTAGCCAGAAGCGGAATGCTGCCTCCACTGCTGAGCGCCACGGTTTCAGTGGTCAGCGTCGCAAAACGGCCCGCGCCCAGCCAGAGGGTTGGCATGTATTGCGCCATGCTGACGGAAAACCCGGTCGCGAAAGCCAGCAGCGCCGGGCGTACCAGCAAGGGGCATTTCAGCCAGCAGAAGATTTTTCCCCGCCGCCAGCCGAGCGTTCTGGCGGTAAGGATCAGACGGGGATCGATCCTCTGCCAGGCTGGCTGGAGGACCAGCAACATCCACGGTAAAACCCACAGCAGATGGCTCCACAGCACGGCGGCATAGTGCCCGTCGATACCCAGTCGCAACGCGATAACATATTGTCCAGTAACGAGGGGCAGCGCCGGCAGCGCCAGCGGCAACCACACCCACTGTGTGCCTCGCTGCGGTCCCCACTCAAGCCAGAGAACAATTACCCCCAGCGAAATCAGGCTGGCGAGCAGGCCAAAGGAGAGGCTGGCGCCAACCGCACCGATGTCGTCCCGCTGCGCCAGCATGAGCAGCACGACCGCGCAAAGCACCCCGCAGGCGGGCAGAAATCCGCTGAGCAGACGCGCTGGTGGCGCGATAAGCGACATTCGACGGCGTCCGCTCAGGTCCGGTAACGTGCGACGCCAGAGTCTCCATGCGCCGTAACCCAGTGCAGAAAGTGCGGCCAGCAGCAGAAGGAGAAGCAGGCACAGCAGCGTTCCCTTTGTCTGCTGCTGCGCATCGCCCTGACTGAGCCATTGCCACGCCAGTACGG from Enterobacter ludwigii includes the following:
- a CDS encoding ATP-binding cassette domain-containing protein; protein product: MLQVSNLTIEPLFREVNFCVPRGEIVTLMGPSGSGKSTLFAWIVGALPDDFQAQGELWLDERRCDGLPVEARGLGILFQDALLFDHFSVGQNLLLALPERIVGRARREAVEQALGSAGLAGHYASDPATLSGGERARVSLLRALLAEPQALLLDEPFSRLDNALRASFRAWVFDTTRARNIPVVLVTHDDEDVPPGGEVIEISRWQ
- a CDS encoding rhodanese-like domain-containing protein produces the protein MKRVSQLTALAMLCGLASFSSLAADMPHAMTLSQLQAQHGAVIDTRASAFYNGWPQTLSAPSGHEPAALNLSASWLGAMSDDQIAVWARQHQLTPAMTIALYGRDADNQAVKTRLEKAGYHQISVLNDALQVPERLQRLPHFEQLVYPEWIHRLQQGKPVTAAPTGDWKVIEAAWGAPKFYLLNHIPGAGYIDTNEVESEPLWNKVSDDTLKAMLAKHGIRHDTTVILYGRDVYAAARVAQIMLYAGVKDVRILDGGWKAWSDAGLPVERGMPKDVKPAPDFGAPIPGQPQLMVDMAQARGMLHRQDASLVSIRSWPEFIGETSGYSYIKPKGEIAGARWGHAGSDATHMEDFHNPDGTMRSADDIAAMWKTWNILPEQHVAFYCGTGWRASETFMYARAMGWKNVAVYDGGWYEWSSHPQNPVSSGKRGPESSR
- a CDS encoding thiamine ABC transporter permease — its product is MAASLRHPLSWLVWLAMAVIYLPLLPTAAILFAPAFSLNNWQLLLNDPQLPQATIATLVSTLIATLGSMFIALVIVALLWPGERWRRLSSRLPWLLAVPHVAFATSALLLFAEGGLLYQVCSVCTPPLDRYGAGLGLTLAVKESAFVLWALYAVLPEKRLAQQKVVLHTFGYGRFQALNWFILPTIAPALGAVMLAVLAWSLSVVDVAMVLGPGNPPTLAVLAWQWLSQGDAQQQTKGTLLCLLLLLLLAALSALGYGAWRLWRRTLPDLSGRRRMSLIAPPARLLSGFLPACGVLCAVVLLMLAQRDDIGAVGASLSFGLLASLISLGVIVLWLEWGPQRGTQWVWLPLALPALPLVTGQYVIALRLGIDGHYAAVLWSHLLWVLPWMLLVLQPAWQRIDPRLILTARTLGWRRGKIFCWLKCPLLVRPALLAFATGFSVSMAQYMPTLWLGAGRFATLTTETVALSSGGSIPLLANRALGLLLVTGSVFGLAALLSRLASRYRRGLR